The following are from one region of the Elgaria multicarinata webbii isolate HBS135686 ecotype San Diego chromosome 13, rElgMul1.1.pri, whole genome shotgun sequence genome:
- the CEP85 gene encoding centrosomal protein of 85 kDa isoform X2 yields MPSMLDRSPCSVGKSSTPRTTLASSLPISSGDTEGMMFSHDPESLRHSQVFHRSPPHLYQTSVENGCDQSVFLTSDQTSVEHAQKPVRLAAELTFNQSAFLDRQSTGPWSQLQMCTPDIGAAALEKEPCKVLLDAKPTTEANRVCEKFSPASMYSSPTGAQSQMWKQEACTLHPQENCALSAWKQHLDRVRLQLEQMQLQNKTACYHPFVNNTLLHTLDPGQWVGIVNANENLLREKEILIDRQRQHISQLEQKVRESELQVHSALFGHPTPYGDMCLLRMQELQRENIFLRAQFTEKTELLTKEKIELERKLAAAEAGVKQVQEAHKETNQKHTVELKKQEERVKARDKHIEHLKKKCQKESEQNREKQQRIETLERYVADLPMLEDHRKQNQQLKDSQQATTALHETVTVLERELGDVRANCREKELQLEMQKHKEVELLSTVRSLQDKVQCGKTSASEDYAQVIEREKREKDSMQKERDLLRKIVDNQKKKIDQLSSQVKDLKEQIAQEEGTGQALKAEALRQESALQQLRVAVKELSAQNQELMEKSLTLQEHLRQIEPAQLLSDETARLTQELHNELASCLQDLQSVYSVVTQRAQGKDPNLSLLLGIHTVHCSVKEKEDLLRPDMLAKKLDNVKQLHKEIEDLRTAISDRYAQDMGDNCITQ; encoded by the exons ATGCCTTCCATGCTGGATAGATCTCCTTGCTCAGTGGGGAAATCAAGCACACCTCGGACCACCCTGGCTTCCTCCCTGCCAATCTCTTCAGGTGACACAGAAGGGATGATGTTTAGCCATGATCCTGAATCTCTGAGACACTCTCAAGTGTTCCACAGGAGCCCTCCTCATCTGTATCAGACTTCAGTGGAAAATGGTTGTGATCAATCAGTGTTCCTTACTTCTGATCAAACAAGTGTGGAGCATGCTCAGAAACCCGTCAGGCTGGCTGCTGAACTCACGTTTAACCAATCTGCTTTTCTAGATAGGCAGTCCACTGGTCCTTGGTCCCAGCTCCAAATGTGCACTCCAGATATCGGTGCTGCTGCCCTAGAAAAAGAACCATGCAAAGTGTTGCTAGATGCTAAACCAACAACAGAGGCCAATAGAGTCTGTGAAAAGTTTAGTCCTGCTAGTATGTATTCCAGCCCCACAGGTGCTCAGTCTCAGATGTGGAAGCAGGAAGCTTGCACTCTACATCCGCAGGAGAATTGTGCACTCAGTGCCTGGAAACAACACTTGGATCGTGTTCGGCTACAACTGGAGCAGATGCAG CTGCAAAATAAAACCGCTTGCTACCATCCCTTTGTGAACAACACTTTACTGCACACTCTTGATCCAGGCCAATGGGTTGGTATCGTGAATGCAAATGAGAACCTGCTCAGAGAGAAAGAAATTCTCATTGACAG GCAGAGACAGCACATTTCCCAGCTGGAGCAGAAAGTACGAGAAAGTGAGCTGCAAGTCCACAGTGCCCTTTTTGGCCATCCTACTCCTTATGGAGACATGTGCCTGCTCAGAATGCAG GAATTGCAGCGTGAGAACATATTCTTACGGGCTCAGTTTACTGAAAAAACAGAGTTGCTCACTAAAGAAAAGATTGAATTGGAGAGGAAACTGGCTGCTGCAGAAGCGGGTGTGAAACAGGTCCAGGAGGCTCACAAGGAGACAAATCAGAAGCATACAGTGGAGctgaagaagcaagaagaaagg GTAAAGGCAAGAGACAAGCACATTGAGCATCTGAAAAAGAAATGCCAAAAAGAATCTGAGCAGAATCGTGAGAAACAGCAAAGAATTGAGACTCTGGAGCGCTATGTTGCTGACCTCCCAATGTTAGAAGACCATCGGAAACAAAATCAGCAG TTAAAGGATTCTCAGCAGGCAACTACAGCTTTGCACGAAACAGTGACTGTTCTTGAGAGGGAACTTGGAGATGTCCGTGCCAATTGCAGAGAGAAGGAGCTGCAGCTGGAAATGCAGAAACACAAAGAAGTGGAACTGCTTTCTACTGTACGCAG TTTGCAAGACAAGGTGCAGTGTGGGAAGACGTCCGCATCAGAAGACTATGCCCAAGtcatagagagagagaaacgagAAAAGGATTCTATGCAGAAGGAACGTGATCTCCTCAGAAAG ATTGTGGATaatcagaaaaagaaaatagaTCAGTTATCTTCACAAGTAAAG GATCTGAAGGAACAAATAGCTCAGGAGGAGGGCACAGGCCAAGCTCTGAAAGCAGAAGCATTGAGACAGGAGAGTGCCCTGCAGCAGCTGCGTGTAGCTGTGAAAGAG CTATCTGCACAGAATCAGGAACTGATGGAGAAAAGCCTGACTCTTCAGGAGCACCTCCGACAGATAGAGCCAGCTCAGCTACTGTCTGATGAGACGGCCCGCCTTACCCAAGAGCTGCATAATGAGTTGGCCAGCTGCCTGCAGGACTTGCAGTCTGTCTATAGTGTTGTAACCCAAAGGGCTCAAGGAAAGGATCCCAACTTGTCTTTACTGTTGGGGATTCACA CTGTGCATTGCTCAGTTAAAGAAAAGGAAGACTTGCTGAGACCAGACATGCTAGCAAAGAAGTTGGACAATGTGAAACAGCTgcacaaagagattgaggatttgcGGACTGCTATTTCTGATAGATATGCACAGGATATGGGTGATAACTGCATCACGCAGTGA
- the CEP85 gene encoding centrosomal protein of 85 kDa isoform X1: MAAYEGTIIGTSSNSTDAFCSSSDGSSFQPIKTQVAIPTAHVMPSMLDRSPCSVGKSSTPRTTLASSLPISSGDTEGMMFSHDPESLRHSQVFHRSPPHLYQTSVENGCDQSVFLTSDQTSVEHAQKPVRLAAELTFNQSAFLDRQSTGPWSQLQMCTPDIGAAALEKEPCKVLLDAKPTTEANRVCEKFSPASMYSSPTGAQSQMWKQEACTLHPQENCALSAWKQHLDRVRLQLEQMQLQNKTACYHPFVNNTLLHTLDPGQWVGIVNANENLLREKEILIDRQRQHISQLEQKVRESELQVHSALFGHPTPYGDMCLLRMQELQRENIFLRAQFTEKTELLTKEKIELERKLAAAEAGVKQVQEAHKETNQKHTVELKKQEERVKARDKHIEHLKKKCQKESEQNREKQQRIETLERYVADLPMLEDHRKQNQQLKDSQQATTALHETVTVLERELGDVRANCREKELQLEMQKHKEVELLSTVRSLQDKVQCGKTSASEDYAQVIEREKREKDSMQKERDLLRKIVDNQKKKIDQLSSQVKDLKEQIAQEEGTGQALKAEALRQESALQQLRVAVKELSAQNQELMEKSLTLQEHLRQIEPAQLLSDETARLTQELHNELASCLQDLQSVYSVVTQRAQGKDPNLSLLLGIHTVHCSVKEKEDLLRPDMLAKKLDNVKQLHKEIEDLRTAISDRYAQDMGDNCITQ, translated from the exons ATGGCTGCCTATGAGGGCACAATAATTGGGACCTCGTCAAACAGTACAGAtg CATTCTGCAGTTCCAGTGACGGTTCTTCATTTCAACCCATCAAAACCCAAGTAGCCATCCCTACAGCTCATGTTATGCCTTCCATGCTGGATAGATCTCCTTGCTCAGTGGGGAAATCAAGCACACCTCGGACCACCCTGGCTTCCTCCCTGCCAATCTCTTCAGGTGACACAGAAGGGATGATGTTTAGCCATGATCCTGAATCTCTGAGACACTCTCAAGTGTTCCACAGGAGCCCTCCTCATCTGTATCAGACTTCAGTGGAAAATGGTTGTGATCAATCAGTGTTCCTTACTTCTGATCAAACAAGTGTGGAGCATGCTCAGAAACCCGTCAGGCTGGCTGCTGAACTCACGTTTAACCAATCTGCTTTTCTAGATAGGCAGTCCACTGGTCCTTGGTCCCAGCTCCAAATGTGCACTCCAGATATCGGTGCTGCTGCCCTAGAAAAAGAACCATGCAAAGTGTTGCTAGATGCTAAACCAACAACAGAGGCCAATAGAGTCTGTGAAAAGTTTAGTCCTGCTAGTATGTATTCCAGCCCCACAGGTGCTCAGTCTCAGATGTGGAAGCAGGAAGCTTGCACTCTACATCCGCAGGAGAATTGTGCACTCAGTGCCTGGAAACAACACTTGGATCGTGTTCGGCTACAACTGGAGCAGATGCAG CTGCAAAATAAAACCGCTTGCTACCATCCCTTTGTGAACAACACTTTACTGCACACTCTTGATCCAGGCCAATGGGTTGGTATCGTGAATGCAAATGAGAACCTGCTCAGAGAGAAAGAAATTCTCATTGACAG GCAGAGACAGCACATTTCCCAGCTGGAGCAGAAAGTACGAGAAAGTGAGCTGCAAGTCCACAGTGCCCTTTTTGGCCATCCTACTCCTTATGGAGACATGTGCCTGCTCAGAATGCAG GAATTGCAGCGTGAGAACATATTCTTACGGGCTCAGTTTACTGAAAAAACAGAGTTGCTCACTAAAGAAAAGATTGAATTGGAGAGGAAACTGGCTGCTGCAGAAGCGGGTGTGAAACAGGTCCAGGAGGCTCACAAGGAGACAAATCAGAAGCATACAGTGGAGctgaagaagcaagaagaaagg GTAAAGGCAAGAGACAAGCACATTGAGCATCTGAAAAAGAAATGCCAAAAAGAATCTGAGCAGAATCGTGAGAAACAGCAAAGAATTGAGACTCTGGAGCGCTATGTTGCTGACCTCCCAATGTTAGAAGACCATCGGAAACAAAATCAGCAG TTAAAGGATTCTCAGCAGGCAACTACAGCTTTGCACGAAACAGTGACTGTTCTTGAGAGGGAACTTGGAGATGTCCGTGCCAATTGCAGAGAGAAGGAGCTGCAGCTGGAAATGCAGAAACACAAAGAAGTGGAACTGCTTTCTACTGTACGCAG TTTGCAAGACAAGGTGCAGTGTGGGAAGACGTCCGCATCAGAAGACTATGCCCAAGtcatagagagagagaaacgagAAAAGGATTCTATGCAGAAGGAACGTGATCTCCTCAGAAAG ATTGTGGATaatcagaaaaagaaaatagaTCAGTTATCTTCACAAGTAAAG GATCTGAAGGAACAAATAGCTCAGGAGGAGGGCACAGGCCAAGCTCTGAAAGCAGAAGCATTGAGACAGGAGAGTGCCCTGCAGCAGCTGCGTGTAGCTGTGAAAGAG CTATCTGCACAGAATCAGGAACTGATGGAGAAAAGCCTGACTCTTCAGGAGCACCTCCGACAGATAGAGCCAGCTCAGCTACTGTCTGATGAGACGGCCCGCCTTACCCAAGAGCTGCATAATGAGTTGGCCAGCTGCCTGCAGGACTTGCAGTCTGTCTATAGTGTTGTAACCCAAAGGGCTCAAGGAAAGGATCCCAACTTGTCTTTACTGTTGGGGATTCACA CTGTGCATTGCTCAGTTAAAGAAAAGGAAGACTTGCTGAGACCAGACATGCTAGCAAAGAAGTTGGACAATGTGAAACAGCTgcacaaagagattgaggatttgcGGACTGCTATTTCTGATAGATATGCACAGGATATGGGTGATAACTGCATCACGCAGTGA